One segment of Bradyrhizobium sp. CB2312 DNA contains the following:
- a CDS encoding TetR/AcrR family transcriptional regulator encodes MDDHTDQTRKPRADAVRNRERVLEAAKVVFNAGGPEASLEAVAKRAGVGIGTLYRHFPTREDLFEAVYRREVEQLSELAEQLKNAKDPVDALQRWLRSGVEFVATKKGMVAALALAVQSGSELHAFSFDRLTKAIGSLLNRAVAAGEMRADISPEDLLRAFFGMCYMHDQPGWQSSVLRMLDVFVDGLRVQTAAKAKARTTKPAKPAVKRKR; translated from the coding sequence ATGGACGACCACACTGACCAGACCCGAAAGCCCCGCGCCGACGCCGTGCGCAATCGCGAGCGCGTGCTCGAAGCGGCCAAGGTCGTGTTCAACGCGGGCGGTCCGGAGGCGAGCCTCGAAGCGGTGGCGAAACGCGCCGGCGTCGGCATCGGCACGCTCTACCGGCATTTCCCGACGCGCGAGGATCTGTTCGAGGCGGTGTACCGACGAGAGGTCGAGCAGCTCAGCGAGCTTGCCGAGCAGTTGAAGAATGCCAAGGATCCGGTCGATGCCCTGCAACGCTGGCTGCGCTCGGGTGTCGAATTCGTCGCCACCAAGAAGGGCATGGTGGCAGCCCTGGCGCTTGCGGTCCAAAGCGGTTCCGAGCTGCACGCCTTCTCGTTCGATCGGCTGACGAAGGCCATCGGTTCGCTGCTCAACCGCGCAGTCGCGGCCGGCGAGATGCGCGCCGACATCAGTCCCGAGGACTTGCTGCGCGCGTTCTTCGGCATGTGCTACATGCACGACCAGCCCGGCTGGCAATCCTCTGTGCTGCGGATGCTCGACGTGTTCGTGGACGGGCTGCGGGTGCAGACGGCCGCCAAGGCCAAGGCGCGCACCACGAAGCCCGCGAAGCCGGCGGTGAAACGGAAGCGGTAG
- a CDS encoding xanthine dehydrogenase family protein subunit M — MKQFDYVRPVTIAEAVAAAAQPGAVYLAAGTNLLDLMKGGVSRPDRLVDVTHLDGLDQIETLADGSLRIGALVSNADLAHDAEFARSYPAVAEALLSGASAQLRNAATVGGNLLQRTRCAYFYDTASRCNKREAGSGCDAREGENRTHAVLGWSESCIAAHPSDFCVPLVALDAVVEIEGRSGRREIVLDELHRLPGNTPERESALEPGDLIVAVRLPPLARGFAAHARYLKVRERTSYAFAVVSAAAALRIENGKIAEARLALGGVAAKPWRARAAEDVLKNVAPTADAFQEAAWRALTDAKPSGDNAFKIELARRIVVRALTLAAAGTPARIPALPASPFASTSGAIHA; from the coding sequence ATGAAACAGTTCGATTATGTCAGGCCGGTCACGATCGCTGAAGCCGTCGCTGCGGCCGCCCAGCCGGGCGCTGTCTATCTTGCCGCCGGCACCAATCTGCTCGATCTGATGAAGGGCGGCGTCAGCCGTCCGGATCGCCTGGTCGACGTCACGCATCTCGACGGGCTCGATCAAATCGAGACCCTCGCCGACGGATCGTTGCGCATCGGCGCGCTGGTCAGCAATGCCGATCTCGCGCATGATGCGGAATTCGCGCGGTCGTATCCTGCCGTGGCCGAAGCGCTGCTCTCCGGCGCGTCGGCTCAATTGCGCAATGCCGCGACCGTCGGCGGCAATCTGCTGCAACGCACGCGCTGTGCGTATTTCTACGACACCGCCAGCCGCTGCAACAAGCGCGAGGCCGGCTCTGGCTGCGACGCTCGCGAGGGTGAGAACCGCACCCATGCCGTGCTCGGCTGGAGCGAGAGCTGCATCGCCGCCCATCCGTCCGATTTCTGTGTGCCGCTCGTCGCGCTCGACGCCGTCGTCGAGATCGAGGGCAGGAGCGGCCGTCGCGAGATCGTGCTCGACGAGCTGCATCGCTTGCCCGGCAATACGCCGGAGCGTGAATCGGCGCTGGAGCCCGGCGACCTCATCGTCGCGGTTCGCCTGCCGCCGCTCGCCCGCGGCTTTGCCGCGCATGCGCGCTATCTCAAGGTTCGCGAGCGCACATCCTATGCCTTTGCCGTCGTTTCGGCTGCGGCTGCGTTGCGGATCGAGAACGGCAAGATCGCCGAAGCGCGGCTTGCGCTCGGCGGCGTCGCCGCAAAGCCCTGGCGTGCCCGCGCGGCGGAGGATGTGCTCAAAAACGTCGCGCCCACGGCCGACGCATTCCAGGAAGCCGCCTGGCGCGCGCTCACCGACGCAAAGCCATCCGGCGACAACGCCTTCAAGATCGAGCTCGCGCGCCGCATCGTCGTGCGCGCGCTGACCCTCGCCGCCGCCGGTACGCCCGCGCGCATCCCCGCGCTGCCGGCCTCTCCCTTTGCCTCCACATCCGGAGCCATCCATGCCTGA
- a CDS encoding 2Fe-2S iron-sulfur cluster-binding protein: MNHSISLTVNGARRDFVLDDPRVTLLDLLRERLHLTGTKKGCDRGQCGACTILVDGKRINSCLALAISHDGADILTIEGVARGDQLHPVQAAFIAHDGFQCGFCTPGQIMSAIGMMQEAQAGNDPERIRECMSGNLCRCGAYAGIVDAVLEAQAGMDESNQRRSA, translated from the coding sequence ATGAACCACTCCATCAGCCTCACCGTGAACGGTGCGCGGCGCGACTTCGTCCTCGACGATCCGCGCGTCACGCTGCTCGATCTCCTGCGTGAGCGCCTCCATCTCACCGGTACCAAGAAGGGATGCGACCGCGGCCAGTGCGGCGCCTGCACCATTCTCGTCGACGGCAAGCGCATCAATTCCTGCCTCGCGCTCGCCATCAGCCATGACGGTGCCGACATCCTCACCATCGAGGGCGTCGCGCGCGGCGACCAGCTTCATCCGGTGCAGGCCGCCTTCATCGCCCATGACGGATTCCAGTGCGGCTTCTGCACGCCCGGCCAGATCATGAGCGCGATCGGCATGATGCAGGAGGCGCAGGCCGGCAACGATCCCGAGCGCATCCGCGAATGCATGAGCGGCAATCTGTGCCGCTGCGGCGCCTATGCCGGCATCGTCGATGCCGTGCTGGAAGCGCAGGCCGGCATGGACGAATCCAATCAGAGGCGCTCCGCATGA
- a CDS encoding DUF4864 domain-containing protein: MRIAALLVALSIAFSPISARADDVAAAQSVIRAQEQAFGRNDAAAAYSYAAPAIKEIFPAPDIFMSMVQNGYAPVYRHKSFEFGESKSEGNWIAQHVHIVDANGEAWEALYTLEQQADGSYKITGCSLLKAGQAV, translated from the coding sequence ATGCGCATCGCCGCCTTGCTCGTCGCTCTCAGTATCGCGTTCAGCCCGATCTCAGCACGTGCCGACGATGTCGCGGCGGCACAGAGCGTCATCCGCGCCCAGGAGCAGGCGTTCGGCCGCAACGATGCGGCCGCGGCTTATTCCTACGCTGCACCGGCGATCAAGGAGATCTTCCCCGCCCCCGACATCTTCATGTCCATGGTGCAGAACGGCTACGCGCCGGTCTACCGGCACAAGAGCTTTGAGTTCGGCGAGAGCAAGAGCGAAGGCAACTGGATCGCCCAGCACGTCCACATCGTCGACGCCAATGGCGAAGCCTGGGAGGCACTGTACACGCTCGAGCAGCAGGCCGACGGCAGCTACAAGATCACCGGCTGCTCGCTGCTGAAGGCGGGACAGGCGGTCTAA
- a CDS encoding MFS transporter produces MVRAVHAPNHPEQRPASFTPDSRQAWVRLLLALLIGSIGGVGMWAIVVMIPAVQAEFAATRGAVSLAFTLMMFGFGLGGVIAGKITDRFGIVPAMAISIAFLGVANTLAGLSTQLWQFVAAYFLIGLGTSATFAPLMAEASHWFERYRGLAVTIVASGNYVAGTMWPPLVNWGMQTIGWRTTHIGIGLVCVGLMTILVLVLRAQMGNDTVHDHAKAPPPRVDLKLSTNTLTVLLSIASISCCVAMAMPQVHIVAYCGDLGYGVARAAEMLSLMMACGIISRIGSGYLADKIGGIRTLLVGSLTQGFALVFYLFFDSLASLYIISAMFGLFQGGIVPSYAIIVREAMPASEAATRVGIVIFASVFGMSFGGWVSGVIFDATGSYGAAFANGVAWNALNIGIVVLLLIRSRMGSVRAGPGLAT; encoded by the coding sequence ATGGTCCGCGCCGTGCACGCGCCAAATCATCCAGAACAAAGACCGGCTTCCTTCACTCCTGATTCCCGTCAGGCATGGGTGCGACTGCTGCTCGCGCTGCTGATCGGCTCGATCGGGGGCGTCGGCATGTGGGCGATCGTGGTGATGATTCCCGCCGTGCAGGCCGAGTTCGCCGCCACGCGCGGCGCGGTGTCGCTGGCCTTCACGCTGATGATGTTCGGTTTCGGGCTCGGCGGCGTGATCGCGGGCAAGATCACCGACAGGTTCGGCATCGTGCCGGCGATGGCGATCAGCATCGCCTTTCTTGGCGTCGCCAATACGCTGGCGGGGTTGTCGACCCAGCTCTGGCAGTTCGTGGCGGCCTATTTTCTGATCGGGCTCGGCACGTCCGCGACCTTCGCGCCGCTGATGGCAGAGGCTTCGCACTGGTTCGAACGCTATCGCGGCCTGGCCGTGACCATCGTCGCCAGCGGCAATTATGTCGCCGGCACGATGTGGCCGCCGCTCGTCAATTGGGGCATGCAGACGATCGGCTGGCGTACCACCCATATCGGCATCGGCCTCGTCTGCGTGGGCCTGATGACCATCCTGGTGCTGGTGCTGCGCGCGCAGATGGGCAATGACACGGTCCATGACCACGCCAAGGCACCTCCGCCACGGGTCGATCTCAAGCTCTCGACCAACACGCTGACAGTGCTGCTCTCGATCGCCAGCATCTCCTGCTGCGTCGCCATGGCGATGCCGCAAGTCCATATCGTCGCCTATTGCGGCGACCTCGGCTACGGCGTGGCGCGCGCCGCCGAGATGCTGTCGCTGATGATGGCCTGCGGCATCATCAGTCGGATCGGCTCTGGCTATCTCGCCGACAAGATCGGCGGCATCCGCACGCTGCTGGTGGGATCGCTGACGCAAGGGTTTGCGCTGGTGTTCTACCTGTTCTTCGACAGCCTCGCCTCGCTCTACATCATCTCGGCGATGTTCGGCCTGTTCCAGGGCGGCATCGTGCCGAGCTACGCCATCATTGTGCGCGAGGCGATGCCGGCGAGCGAAGCCGCAACCCGCGTCGGCATCGTGATCTTCGCCTCGGTTTTCGGCATGTCCTTCGGCGGCTGGGTGTCGGGCGTCATCTTCGATGCCACCGGCTCCTACGGCGCGGCCTTCGCCAACGGCGTCGCCTGGAACGCGCTCAACATCGGCATCGTCGTGCTGCTGCTGATCCGTTCGCGGATGGGCTCGGTCAGGGCCGGTCCGGGCTTGGCCACTTAG